The Gossypium hirsutum isolate 1008001.06 chromosome D03, Gossypium_hirsutum_v2.1, whole genome shotgun sequence genomic interval attaatccaatttttttttctcagtGAAAATCTTTAACTTTGTTCATTGTACTAAAATGGCAACAATTTGAATAGAATTAAGGTGATAAATATAAAGTTATGTTTGACATTAGATTTTGataaagaaaattataatttaaagatgagattttcttttattgtaatgATTCATTTGTTTGTGACATTAATAATTGATGGGTTGAATATATAGTGGAAGTAGTGATGGTGGTAGTAAAAAAAGGAAACTATATAAGAAAGTGTTATAACATTGGAATCCATATATAAGAACCTCAAAGCTTTGGCTATTTGCATCACCATCCACTTCTTTATAATAATTTAACTGCACCCACGATTATATATGACGAAAGCCCATTGATTTCTACTCTTCTTCTACTGAGGCTGGCTGGGTTTGGATTTTGGCTTAATTCCTATCGAAATTACTCATTCATCTACTTTCTTCAAAGTTCAAGCAGCAATCACAAGCTTCGCTTTAGAAGTCTTGGAGGAGGTGGTGGTTGAAGAGGAATGGGCATGGCGGTCTTCTTTCTTTGAAGTATTAatgtttatgtgaaaatagaacgttagtaatgataatatatcgaaaaaaataataaataaataacatacagATTTTTATGTATAAACCGTTTCAAGAAAAAATCAtgggcaaaggagaagaaaattcattatgtcaaattcgaataattacaagagaatTTTGATATAGGtagaaaaaaacttaattttaatcaaagtcaaatatattatgttaataaatactaaatatgttATACTCATAAAAACTAAATCTTGTTTCTataagatatattttgtttaacttaacTTACAAATAATCTGTTAGAATTTGGTTCAAACAACTCTAGCcgtttagcttttcttttctttcatcttGCTTCATCTGTTTTTCTCTACACTCTTGACTACAAAACGCTGTATCCCCCCTGCAATAAtgttattctttttcattatttgacAAATAATTCAACCCAAATATTGGCTTTAATTCTCTGTTAATAATTATAATTCTACATATAACTTCTAGATaccatatattaatataaattttttaaaaaaaggtaagAAGCAAAGACGGAGTTCTAAGGGAGGTTTAAATGTTGTTTGgatggaaagaaagagaaatataatttttttctctttcttttcttgttcatACAACTTTAGATTCAATCTTAATATATATGATctgaattttcaataaaatttaaaagaaaataaatgaaactgGATGAAAGGAGAAGAATacctatacatatatatgtcacGACCAGGAGCTAAGCGGCGATTACAAAGCCAACAAGCTCGCAAAAAAGGAGCAGCGGCAGTGGTGCCGCTGTCGATGACATGGCTAGTAAAAGAAGCTGGGTTTCTGGGCGACACCATGGCCAAGAAGCGTTGATCGTAACGGGAGTTAGCGTCGGGGGATTCATGCAAAGGGTGGATTTGAGGGGGAGGATGGGATATGATTGGGTCTTGGTGGTGGTCGACGACATCGACGGTGATGCCCGTCATGCTTGTCGTCCTCTTGATCGACTGACGTGAGCGTTTTCCGAGCATCATCCTGCTATATATATGTATGCGTATTGGCTTTCTCTCTTGTTTTTGCTCTAGTGAATAGCAAAGAGAGTGGGAACGGAAGGAAAAGCGAGGTGGGGGAGATAAATTAAGGGTGAGAGGATTGAAATGTAAAACATGGTTGATTatgcatattttaacctttaggGAAGAATCGAGGGAATCTTTGGCACCCTCAGCTGGAAGTTTTTAAATACGAAAGAGATTCTTTTGGAGTTTTGGGAAGGttagttatttaattatataaaagtcCATTATTGCTACGTGTCGGGTTGCTGGCATTGCTTTTACAAGCCTTGACATTTTGTTGCTAATGTCCCATCTTTCTTTTCTCACCTTTGGAACACACCTACTCCTTTTTCATCTCTCTACCAAACTTAGGAATTCCAATTTCATAATAACACttttaaagctttaatttaagttttaaatgtttgatgttggtgttaaaaatgtttttaagaaataaaataaaatatatatttaaatgacaTTTAAATTTGTGACATTTCAATAAAAGATAATTTTGTTGATACATAGTATCAATGGAGGTAAATGAGAAGGAGAGGGGCAGTATCGAAGAAGATCAGTTCAACCACTCTAGGGTTGAAAGCCAAAAAAAATAaagactctttttttttctagacCCTGATACGTTAAGCATTCATCCtaagtttatttacttttttgGCTTTCAACTCTAGAGTGGGTGAACCGGCCTCCCTCGACACCACCCCCTCTCCTCCTCCTTTGTCTCTGTTGATCCTGTGTATCAACAAATTTATTGTAACCTACTATTAgtattttgatatatgaaatatgaaatttaaaaattttaaaaaaaataattatttgtaaaacttaatttgagtatataaattatattttaaatataaaaatataatctttacaaatttaaatatataacatTGGTTTCTAAAAGATACAATTTGATTAACAATGGATTATAATTAGTTAAATATCTTAAATATAATTCATTCAACTCAATGAACTTTGTTTCTTAGTATTAGGGGATCTTTAATTTCGCACTTTTTCTTTAGAATTTTGAGGTACACCCACTACAGTCTATAATATATAACTTAGCCTTAAATCATGGTCCAAATGCTACAATGTTGACAAGTTGGGAAATCACTACAAAATTCCTAGGCTTTTAATATCAAATCTAACGTAATTTGGAGTTTAATTAATCTCAAATTTCATTGAAATTAAATTTAGGTTTGGTTTTAGTTGTCACGATAATTTGAGTTTCCTTAATTTAATAGTACGATTTAATCTAATTTGACTTAAATTGAGCTTAAATCATATCTTAATAAATGTTGCAGTTATATAGATCTAATTCGATtgaaaagaatgaacaaaaatgatatatatatatatatatatataaacgttAGGTTAGAGAaacttttaaacaaattaatcGTTTGTTGTTCATTGTATTATtgattttaccattttaaaattttctttgctATTCATAAgatttataacatttataaataaaaattttattttatttaaatatttagttaaataaatttatttaaaaggaaGGTTTGACACTTATAGAGGAAAAacgttaaaatttatattaatttattttttattttttcataagcaagaaatataaaagaaaattatataattactttatttttaaatattaaaatttaattatgtatATCATAACTAACTCTTAACTTCTTATTTATTAAAGattccatttttttaattaaatttatgtgAATGTTTTTAAAtgctaaatattattattttttaaaattctcctTTTTTTCTCTAAGTctgattattttttctattttgttttgcttAACCGCGATGTTAGCTTTTGGGCCGGCTACTGCCCACCTTTTTTCTCTCCCTCCCATCAATTTCctcgttttttttttcttattctcaGTCACTCCATGTGTTTTCTCTCTTTTAGTTTGCAGATCTATTTTGTGGATGTCTCTGctgtcttcacaagttgtgatagACAAATGACATTGCCTATCGTCGCTGAAACTCCACCAGCCATCAACAGTTTCTCTTAGAAAGTGGGTGGCTTTTTATCAGCTTcttaatttgtttctattttgaaggtatttcagaataataaatgatttcacgagtCGATTTAGACacgtcttaagttttatatgttcttttgtttatttttattatttaataagttttcaCTTTTAGAGATTTTTGTTTACTTTTGTAGCACGTTTTTAGTCTTATTTTATGCATGTAATCTTgcttttacaagtgattttaaggATGGTTTTGTCGTTGTCCTCTCCAATTTAATTGATGCTCGATTTTTACCCGTCGCTTTGAACCGTTCAAAGTTGATTCCTTATcctattaagtgcttgcaatcactctaGATATATCATCCTTGAGTTGTGACAGAGTCAATTGTCAATGTGTCATAATGTTCTATGATGTTGAGGTTGAAGCCTTTGTTGTATTAATAGAGCTTGTCATGTACCACTTACAACAAgtaattattactttttttttttgaattatatagttccattctttcaatttcatttttattcgCGAAGGTTACCTTTCAACTATGAGTTGAAAAACTATTCAGTCTACTGATAACAAATTTGAAAGATGAACTTTTAGTTTTGAACTCTTATATTTAGTTGGTAAAAAGGGAATTTTTAGttaataaacttttatttaatttcaatgtaaaataaggaagaagagaaaaatagaaaagaaaggaaaacataaacatataattttatatgaaaatgacCAGAATTAAACGTAAACGCAAGGAAGAAGAGAGCTATGGTGACGTGATGACTAGAAATTAGTTGTATCTCTAAAATTCATACtgacttcaataaaaaaaatcaaaattaagataTTTATCAATGGTAATAATGATTAATTCTTTTTTCGTAAGTACTTTCTAAAAAGATAAACGATTGGTCATGAAATCT includes:
- the LOC107950395 gene encoding FCS-Like Zinc finger 6 isoform X1 — encoded protein: MMLGKRSRQSIKRTTSMTGITVDVVDHHQDPIISHPPPQIHPLHESPDANSRYDQRFLAMVSPRNPASFTSHVIDSGTTAAAPFLRACWLCNRRLAPGRDIYMYRKKTAMPIPLQPPPPPRLLKRSL
- the LOC107950395 gene encoding FCS-Like Zinc finger 6 isoform X2, yielding MMLGKRSRQSIKRTTSMTGITVDVVDHHQDPIISHPPPQIHPLHESPDANSRYDQRFLAMVSPRNPASFTSHVIDSGTTAAAPFLRACWLCNRRLAPGRDIYMYRGDTAFCSQECREKQMKQDERKEKLNG